Proteins encoded in a region of the Nicotiana tomentosiformis chromosome 9, ASM39032v3, whole genome shotgun sequence genome:
- the LOC104091009 gene encoding sesquiterpene synthase 9-like isoform X3, giving the protein MSQSISPIFSHFAKFQSNIWRCSTSELRVIHSSYASFGGRRKERERRMNRAMNPSSSSRHLADFHSTIWGDHFLSYNSEITEITTQEKNEHEELKEIGRKMLVETPDNSTQKLVLIDTIQRLGLAYHFNDEIENSIQNIFYLSQNSEEDDEHNLYVVALRFRLARQQGNYMSSDVFKQFTNHDGKFKENHTNDVQGLLSLYEAAHMSVHEEEILEEALIFTTTHLESMIPNLSNSLKVQVTEALSQPIRKTIPRVGARKYIYIYENIEAHNDLLLKFAKLDFNMLQKLHRKELNELTSWWKDLDFANKFPYAKDRLVEAYFWMAGIYFEPQYSRSRRMITKVVKTNSIIDDTYDAYATFDELVLFTDAIQRWDVGAMDSLPTYLRPIYQGLLDVFNEMEEVLAKEGKADRIYYAKKEVEQQRGHVASFVECYMKEYGVSKQEAYVEMWKNITNAWKDINKELLRPTAVPMFVLERTLNYTRLVDTFFKDDDGYTNPKSKVKDLITLLFVESIDI; this is encoded by the exons ATGAGTCAATCAATTTCTCCAATCTTTTCTCACTTTGCAAAATTTCAGTCGAATATTTGGAGATGCAGTACTTCTGAACTCAGAGTTATACACTCATCATATGCCTCTTTTGGAGGGAGgagaaaagagagagaaagaagaatgaATCGAGCAATGAATCCTTCTTCAAGCTCGCGTCATTTGGCAGATTTTCACTCAACCATTTGGGGTGACCATTTTCTCTCCTACAATTCTGAAATAACA GAAATTACTACCCAAGAGAAAAATGAACATGAAGAGTTAAAAGAAATAGGTAGGAAAATGTTGGTAGAAACTCCAGATAATAGTACACAAAAACTTGTCTTGATTGACACAATTCAAAGATTGGGATTAGCATATCATTTCAATGATGAGATTGAAAACTCCATTCAAAACATCTTTTATTTGTCCCAAAATAGTGAAGAAGACGATGAACACAACCTTTATGTTGTTGCTCTTCGTTTTCGACTTGCGAGGCAACAAGGAAATTACATGTCTTCAG ATGTGTTCAAGCAATTCACTAACCATGAcggaaaattcaaggaaaatcATACTAATGATGTTCAAGGATTACTGAGTTTGTATGAAGCAGCACATATGAGCGTGCACGAAGAGGAAATTCTAGAAGAAGCTCTTATCTTTACCACCACTCATCTCGAGTCCATGATCCCGAATTTGAGTAACTCGCTTAAGGTACAAGTTACTGAAGCCTTAAGCCAGCCTATTCGCAAAACTATACCAAGGGTGGGAGCAAGGAAATACATATACATTTATGAAAATATTGAAGCACATAATGATTTGCTTTTGAAATTTGCAAAGCTGGACTTTAACATGTTACAAAAGCTTCACCGGAAAGAGCTTAACGAGCTAACAAG CTGGTGGAAAGATTTGGATTTTGCAAACAAATTTCCATATGCAAAGGACAGATTGGTAGAAGCTTACTTTTGGATGGCGGGAATATATTTTGAACCTCAATATAGTCGTTCAAGAAGAATGATAACAAAAGTAGTCAAAACGAACTCCATCATTGATGACACTTATGATGCTTATGCAACTTTTGATGAGCTTGTGCTTTTCACGGATGCGATCCAGAG ATGGGACGTAGGTGCCATGGATTCATTACCGACATATCTGAGACCTATTTATCAAGGCCTTCTTGACGTTTTCAACGAAATGGAAGAAGTATTGGCCAAAGAAGGTAAAGCAGATCGCATCTACTATGCGAAAAAAGAG GTTGAACAACAAAGAGGACATGTTGCTTCATTTGTTGAGTGCTACATGAAAGAATATGGAGTTTCAAAGCAAGAAGCATATGTTGAGATGTGGAAAAACATCACAAATGCGTGGAAAGACATAAATAAGGAACTCCTTCGCCCTACTGCAGTACCAATGTTTGTCCTTGAACGAACTTTAAATTATACAAGATTGGTTGATACATTTTTCAAAGATGATGATGGATACACAAATCCCAAATCCAAAGTTAAAGACCTAATTACTTTGTTGTTTGTCGAATCTATCGACATATAA
- the LOC104091009 gene encoding sesquiterpene synthase 12-like isoform X2 translates to MSQSISPIFSHFAKFQSNIWRCSTSELRVIHSSYASFGGRRKERERRMNRAMNPSSSSRHLADFHSTIWGDHFLSYNSEITEITTQEKNEHEELKEIGRKMLVETPDNSTQKLVLIDTIQRLGLAYHFNDEIENSIQNIFYLSQNSEEDDEHNLYVVALRFRLARQQGNYMSSDVFKQFTNHDGKFKENHTNDVQGLLSLYEAAHMSVHEEEILEEALIFTTTHLESMIPNLSNSLKVQVTEALSQPIRKTIPRVGARKYIYIYENIEAHNDLLLKFAKLDFNMLQKLHRKELNELTRWDVGAMDSLPTYLRPIYQGLLDVFNEMEEVLAKEGKADRIYYAKKEMKKLVAAYFKEAQWLNANYIPKCEEYMKNGLVSCTGMMYGTISLVVMEEFITKETFEWLSNEPLILRASSTICRLMDDIADHEVEQQRGHVASFVECYMKEYGVSKQEAYVEMWKNITNAWKDINKELLRPTAVPMFVLERTLNYTRLVDTFFKDDDGYTNPKSKVKDLITLLFVESIDI, encoded by the exons ATGAGTCAATCAATTTCTCCAATCTTTTCTCACTTTGCAAAATTTCAGTCGAATATTTGGAGATGCAGTACTTCTGAACTCAGAGTTATACACTCATCATATGCCTCTTTTGGAGGGAGgagaaaagagagagaaagaagaatgaATCGAGCAATGAATCCTTCTTCAAGCTCGCGTCATTTGGCAGATTTTCACTCAACCATTTGGGGTGACCATTTTCTCTCCTACAATTCTGAAATAACA GAAATTACTACCCAAGAGAAAAATGAACATGAAGAGTTAAAAGAAATAGGTAGGAAAATGTTGGTAGAAACTCCAGATAATAGTACACAAAAACTTGTCTTGATTGACACAATTCAAAGATTGGGATTAGCATATCATTTCAATGATGAGATTGAAAACTCCATTCAAAACATCTTTTATTTGTCCCAAAATAGTGAAGAAGACGATGAACACAACCTTTATGTTGTTGCTCTTCGTTTTCGACTTGCGAGGCAACAAGGAAATTACATGTCTTCAG ATGTGTTCAAGCAATTCACTAACCATGAcggaaaattcaaggaaaatcATACTAATGATGTTCAAGGATTACTGAGTTTGTATGAAGCAGCACATATGAGCGTGCACGAAGAGGAAATTCTAGAAGAAGCTCTTATCTTTACCACCACTCATCTCGAGTCCATGATCCCGAATTTGAGTAACTCGCTTAAGGTACAAGTTACTGAAGCCTTAAGCCAGCCTATTCGCAAAACTATACCAAGGGTGGGAGCAAGGAAATACATATACATTTATGAAAATATTGAAGCACATAATGATTTGCTTTTGAAATTTGCAAAGCTGGACTTTAACATGTTACAAAAGCTTCACCGGAAAGAGCTTAACGAGCTAACAAG ATGGGACGTAGGTGCCATGGATTCATTACCGACATATCTGAGACCTATTTATCAAGGCCTTCTTGACGTTTTCAACGAAATGGAAGAAGTATTGGCCAAAGAAGGTAAAGCAGATCGCATCTACTATGCGAAAAAAGAG ATGAAAAAGTTGGTGGCGGCCTATTTTAAGGAAGCTCAATGGTTGAATGCTAACTACATTCCAAAATGTGAGGAGTATATGAAAAATGGACTTGTAAGCTGTACAGGTATGATGTATGGAACAATTTCTTTGGTTGTTATGGAAGAATTTATAACAAAAGAGACTTTTGAATGGTTGTCAAATGAACCTTTGATTCTTCGAGCTTCATCAACAATTTGCAGATTAATGGACGATATTGCCGATCACGAA GTTGAACAACAAAGAGGACATGTTGCTTCATTTGTTGAGTGCTACATGAAAGAATATGGAGTTTCAAAGCAAGAAGCATATGTTGAGATGTGGAAAAACATCACAAATGCGTGGAAAGACATAAATAAGGAACTCCTTCGCCCTACTGCAGTACCAATGTTTGTCCTTGAACGAACTTTAAATTATACAAGATTGGTTGATACATTTTTCAAAGATGATGATGGATACACAAATCCCAAATCCAAAGTTAAAGACCTAATTACTTTGTTGTTTGTCGAATCTATCGACATATAA
- the LOC104091009 gene encoding sesquiterpene synthase 12-like isoform X1 has protein sequence MSQSISPIFSHFAKFQSNIWRCSTSELRVIHSSYASFGGRRKERERRMNRAMNPSSSSRHLADFHSTIWGDHFLSYNSEITEITTQEKNEHEELKEIGRKMLVETPDNSTQKLVLIDTIQRLGLAYHFNDEIENSIQNIFYLSQNSEEDDEHNLYVVALRFRLARQQGNYMSSDVFKQFTNHDGKFKENHTNDVQGLLSLYEAAHMSVHEEEILEEALIFTTTHLESMIPNLSNSLKVQVTEALSQPIRKTIPRVGARKYIYIYENIEAHNDLLLKFAKLDFNMLQKLHRKELNELTSWWKDLDFANKFPYAKDRLVEAYFWMAGIYFEPQYSRSRRMITKVVKTNSIIDDTYDAYATFDELVLFTDAIQRWDVGAMDSLPTYLRPIYQGLLDVFNEMEEVLAKEGKADRIYYAKKEMKKLVAAYFKEAQWLNANYIPKCEEYMKNGLVSCTGMMYGTISLVVMEEFITKETFEWLSNEPLILRASSTICRLMDDIADHEVEQQRGHVASFVECYMKEYGVSKQEAYVEMWKNITNAWKDINKELLRPTAVPMFVLERTLNYTRLVDTFFKDDDGYTNPKSKVKDLITLLFVESIDI, from the exons ATGAGTCAATCAATTTCTCCAATCTTTTCTCACTTTGCAAAATTTCAGTCGAATATTTGGAGATGCAGTACTTCTGAACTCAGAGTTATACACTCATCATATGCCTCTTTTGGAGGGAGgagaaaagagagagaaagaagaatgaATCGAGCAATGAATCCTTCTTCAAGCTCGCGTCATTTGGCAGATTTTCACTCAACCATTTGGGGTGACCATTTTCTCTCCTACAATTCTGAAATAACA GAAATTACTACCCAAGAGAAAAATGAACATGAAGAGTTAAAAGAAATAGGTAGGAAAATGTTGGTAGAAACTCCAGATAATAGTACACAAAAACTTGTCTTGATTGACACAATTCAAAGATTGGGATTAGCATATCATTTCAATGATGAGATTGAAAACTCCATTCAAAACATCTTTTATTTGTCCCAAAATAGTGAAGAAGACGATGAACACAACCTTTATGTTGTTGCTCTTCGTTTTCGACTTGCGAGGCAACAAGGAAATTACATGTCTTCAG ATGTGTTCAAGCAATTCACTAACCATGAcggaaaattcaaggaaaatcATACTAATGATGTTCAAGGATTACTGAGTTTGTATGAAGCAGCACATATGAGCGTGCACGAAGAGGAAATTCTAGAAGAAGCTCTTATCTTTACCACCACTCATCTCGAGTCCATGATCCCGAATTTGAGTAACTCGCTTAAGGTACAAGTTACTGAAGCCTTAAGCCAGCCTATTCGCAAAACTATACCAAGGGTGGGAGCAAGGAAATACATATACATTTATGAAAATATTGAAGCACATAATGATTTGCTTTTGAAATTTGCAAAGCTGGACTTTAACATGTTACAAAAGCTTCACCGGAAAGAGCTTAACGAGCTAACAAG CTGGTGGAAAGATTTGGATTTTGCAAACAAATTTCCATATGCAAAGGACAGATTGGTAGAAGCTTACTTTTGGATGGCGGGAATATATTTTGAACCTCAATATAGTCGTTCAAGAAGAATGATAACAAAAGTAGTCAAAACGAACTCCATCATTGATGACACTTATGATGCTTATGCAACTTTTGATGAGCTTGTGCTTTTCACGGATGCGATCCAGAG ATGGGACGTAGGTGCCATGGATTCATTACCGACATATCTGAGACCTATTTATCAAGGCCTTCTTGACGTTTTCAACGAAATGGAAGAAGTATTGGCCAAAGAAGGTAAAGCAGATCGCATCTACTATGCGAAAAAAGAG ATGAAAAAGTTGGTGGCGGCCTATTTTAAGGAAGCTCAATGGTTGAATGCTAACTACATTCCAAAATGTGAGGAGTATATGAAAAATGGACTTGTAAGCTGTACAGGTATGATGTATGGAACAATTTCTTTGGTTGTTATGGAAGAATTTATAACAAAAGAGACTTTTGAATGGTTGTCAAATGAACCTTTGATTCTTCGAGCTTCATCAACAATTTGCAGATTAATGGACGATATTGCCGATCACGAA GTTGAACAACAAAGAGGACATGTTGCTTCATTTGTTGAGTGCTACATGAAAGAATATGGAGTTTCAAAGCAAGAAGCATATGTTGAGATGTGGAAAAACATCACAAATGCGTGGAAAGACATAAATAAGGAACTCCTTCGCCCTACTGCAGTACCAATGTTTGTCCTTGAACGAACTTTAAATTATACAAGATTGGTTGATACATTTTTCAAAGATGATGATGGATACACAAATCCCAAATCCAAAGTTAAAGACCTAATTACTTTGTTGTTTGTCGAATCTATCGACATATAA
- the LOC104091010 gene encoding transcription factor UNE12-like, translating to IPLFSFPLKISGKAINPPEGYAAGDDFLEQILAIPSYSSLPLTDIGAGASSETTSSNSVSGVSQLQQPPQPLFPLGLSLDNGRDDVSISGAFAVKHEREAINMGNFYPGLEHLQSHAVYHTVTQVQPFQGQPTSSTAVTVPHPPAIRPRVRARRGQATNPHGIAERLRRERISERIKALQEPVPSCNKTDRAAMLDEILDYVKFLRLQVKVLSMSRLGGASAVAQLVADIPMQSVEGDSGESRSNQHVWDKWSNAETDRLCAFAF from the exons ATTCCATTATTCTcctttcctctgaaaatctccggCAAGGCTATCAATCCACCGGAGGGCTACGCCGCCGGCGACGATTTTCTCGAGCAAATTCTGGCTATTCCTTCTTACTCTAGCCTCCCGCTAACTGATATTGGTGCCGGTGCTTCATCGGAGACGACGTCGTCCAATTCAGTATCTGGTGTCTCTCAGCTCCAGCAGCCGCCGCAGCCGTTGTTTCCGTTGGGGTTAAGCTTAGATAATGGCCGTGATGACGTCAGCATCTCCGGAGCTTTTGCAGTGAAGCAC GAACGAGAAGCAATTAACATGGGGAATTTTTATCCAGGTCTAGAACATTTGCAATCTCATGCAGTTTACCACACTGTCACCCAAGTTCAG CCTTTTCAAGGCCAGCCAACATCAAGCACAGCGGTAACTGTACCACACCCACCTGCAATTCGTCCACGGGTTCGAGCACGAAGAGGACAGGCCACAAATCCACATGGTATTGCTGAGCGG TTAAGAAGAGAAAGGATATCAGAAAGAATTAAGGCTTTGCAGGAACCTGTCCCCAGCTGCAATAAG ACCGACAGGGCAGCAATGCTTgatgagattctggactatgtgaaGTTCTTAAGGCTTCAAGTTAAG GTATTGAGCATGAGTAGGCTGGGAGGAGCTAGCGCGGTGGCACAACTTGTTGCTGACATTCCAATGCAATCTGTTGAG GGGGACAGTGGTGAAAGTCGATCCAATCAGCATGTCTGGGACAAGTGGTCCAATGCTGAAACTGATAGGTTATGTGCTTTCGcgttttga